In Firmicutes bacterium ASF500, a single genomic region encodes these proteins:
- the nirQ gene encoding Denitrification regulatory protein NirQ — MREDLKLRLERFKGQFPVDASVEDRVARPPVEFIGEEILELAVSALLQGENILLCGGKATGKNILADNLAWLFGRPVYNVSFHVNTDSSTLIGTDTFSGGEVRLRRGPVAQAARYGGFCVLDEINMAKNDAVAVMHSVLDYRRLIDVPGYECIPLHPAARFIATMNYGYAGTRELNEALVSRFAVIRMPTLAADQLRQLLKFVVPNGAEERIEGCVGLFLDLNEKAVNGEISTHPVDLRGMISALRLMTDGMRPKDAIAVSVTNKCFDEYEYQLVQDVVMTRFA; from the coding sequence ATGAGAGAGGATTTAAAGCTCCGGCTGGAGCGGTTCAAGGGACAGTTTCCGGTGGATGCCTCGGTGGAAGACCGGGTGGCGAGGCCGCCGGTGGAGTTCATCGGGGAGGAAATTCTGGAGCTGGCGGTGTCTGCCCTGCTCCAGGGGGAAAATATCCTGCTGTGCGGCGGAAAGGCCACAGGGAAGAATATCCTGGCTGACAACCTGGCCTGGCTGTTCGGCAGGCCGGTCTATAACGTCTCCTTCCATGTGAACACGGACAGCAGCACCCTCATCGGTACGGACACCTTTTCCGGCGGCGAGGTGCGCCTGCGCCGGGGGCCGGTCGCCCAGGCGGCGCGGTACGGCGGCTTCTGCGTCCTGGACGAGATCAATATGGCAAAAAACGACGCCGTGGCCGTGATGCACTCGGTGCTGGATTACCGCCGTCTCATCGACGTGCCGGGGTACGAGTGCATCCCCCTGCACCCGGCGGCCCGGTTTATTGCCACCATGAACTATGGCTACGCCGGGACCCGGGAGCTGAATGAGGCCCTGGTCTCCCGGTTTGCCGTAATCCGGATGCCGACGCTGGCGGCGGACCAGCTGCGCCAACTGCTAAAGTTCGTTGTTCCCAATGGGGCGGAGGAGCGGATAGAGGGCTGTGTGGGGCTGTTTCTCGACCTGAATGAGAAGGCGGTCAACGGGGAAATTTCCACCCATCCGGTGGACCTGCGGGGCATGATCTCCGCCCTCCGGCTGATGACCGACGGAATGCGGCCCAAGGACGCCATCGCCGTCAGCGTCACCAACAAGTGCTTTGACGAGTATGAGTATCAGCTGGTCCAGGACGTGGTTATGACAAGGTTCGCTTGA
- the mltF_1 gene encoding Membrane-bound lytic murein transglycosylase F gives MSLSFDLKILELQGAGGTAPRRTAGSSGDMSFAQVLAGVSQSGGGNDFETYFQAASEAYGVPVNLLKAVAKAESAFDPTAVSHCGAQGVMQLMPATARAMGVTDAFDPAQNIMGGAKYLSQMLDTFDGDVSLAVAAYNAGPGAVKKHGGIPYESTRNYVNKVLDYAGGEISIDRTAGSSALPSLNGALSQEDVAGLLLQINQTGGVTSSGNPEYVRMLLHQMFLDGARDYEEDQGLGV, from the coding sequence GTGTCACTCTCATTTGATTTGAAAATACTTGAACTCCAGGGCGCCGGAGGAACGGCGCCCCGGAGGACTGCCGGTTCCTCCGGGGATATGAGCTTTGCTCAGGTGCTGGCCGGGGTCAGCCAATCCGGCGGCGGAAACGATTTTGAGACATATTTTCAGGCGGCGTCGGAGGCGTACGGCGTGCCGGTGAACCTGCTGAAGGCGGTGGCGAAGGCGGAGTCCGCCTTTGACCCCACCGCAGTGTCCCACTGCGGCGCGCAGGGCGTGATGCAGCTGATGCCCGCCACCGCCCGGGCCATGGGGGTGACCGACGCCTTTGACCCGGCCCAGAACATCATGGGCGGGGCGAAGTATCTCAGCCAGATGCTGGACACCTTCGACGGCGACGTGTCCCTGGCGGTAGCGGCCTACAACGCCGGCCCCGGCGCGGTGAAGAAGCACGGAGGCATCCCCTATGAGAGCACACGGAATTATGTCAACAAGGTGCTGGATTACGCCGGAGGCGAAATTTCCATCGATCGGACGGCGGGCAGCAGCGCCTTGCCCAGCCTGAACGGCGCTCTGAGCCAGGAGGACGTAGCCGGCCTGCTCCTCCAGATCAACCAGACCGGCGGAGTTACCTCCTCCGGCAACCCGGAATATGTGCGGATGCTGCTCCACCAGATGTTCCTGGACGGCGCGAGGGACTATGAGGAGGATCAGGGTCTGGGCGTATAA
- the guaB gene encoding Inosine-5'-monophosphate dehydrogenase, translating into MVNQDAAQKFVKQGLTFDDVLLIPAASDVLPADIDLKTRLTKKITLNIPLMSAAMDTVTEYRMAIAIAREGGIGIIHKNMSISQQAEQVDMVKRSENGVITNPFWLAPGHTLAEADELMAKFRISGVPICDNGKLIGIITNRDMKFETDMTVLIDHVMTKDNLVTAPEGTTLAQAREILRQHKIEKLPIVDEEFRLKGLITIKDIEKAEVYPNSARDEKGRLLVGAAIGATSDVLDRVAALTEAGADVLALDSAHGHTQNVLETVKRVKALYPDVQLIAGNVATADGCRALIEAGADCVKIGIGPGSICTTRVVAGIGVPQITAIYDAAQVAAEYDIPIIADGGVKFSGDIAKAIAAGGDVVMLGSLLAGCEESPGETEIFQGRQFKVYRGMGSLAAMNKGSKDRYFQESNKKLVPEGVEGRVPYKGAVGETIYQLMGGLRAGMGYTGCHTVPELQSKAQFMQITAAGLKESHPHDIYITKEAPNYTISPN; encoded by the coding sequence GCCGCCCAGAAGTTTGTAAAGCAGGGTCTTACCTTCGACGACGTACTGCTCATTCCCGCGGCCAGCGACGTGCTGCCCGCCGACATCGACCTGAAAACCAGGCTGACCAAAAAGATCACGCTGAACATCCCTCTCATGAGCGCGGCGATGGATACGGTCACCGAGTACCGCATGGCCATCGCCATCGCCCGGGAGGGCGGCATCGGCATCATTCATAAGAATATGTCCATCAGCCAGCAGGCCGAGCAGGTGGATATGGTGAAGCGGTCGGAGAACGGCGTCATCACCAACCCCTTCTGGCTGGCTCCCGGCCACACCCTGGCCGAGGCCGACGAGCTGATGGCAAAGTTCCGCATCTCCGGCGTACCCATCTGCGACAATGGCAAGCTGATCGGCATCATCACCAACCGGGATATGAAGTTTGAGACGGACATGACCGTTCTCATTGACCACGTGATGACCAAGGACAACCTGGTCACCGCCCCCGAGGGCACCACCCTGGCCCAGGCCAGGGAGATTCTCCGCCAGCACAAGATCGAGAAGCTGCCCATCGTGGACGAGGAGTTCCGGCTCAAGGGTCTCATTACCATCAAGGACATCGAGAAGGCGGAGGTCTATCCCAACTCCGCCCGTGACGAGAAGGGCCGTCTGCTGGTAGGTGCGGCCATCGGGGCCACCTCCGACGTGCTGGACCGGGTGGCCGCCCTCACCGAGGCGGGGGCCGACGTGCTGGCTCTGGACTCCGCCCACGGCCACACCCAGAACGTGCTGGAGACCGTCAAGCGGGTGAAGGCCCTGTACCCGGACGTGCAGCTCATCGCCGGCAATGTAGCCACCGCCGACGGCTGCCGCGCCCTCATCGAGGCGGGAGCGGACTGCGTCAAAATCGGTATCGGCCCCGGCTCCATCTGCACCACCCGCGTGGTGGCCGGCATCGGCGTGCCCCAGATCACCGCCATCTACGACGCCGCCCAGGTGGCCGCCGAGTACGACATCCCCATCATCGCCGACGGCGGCGTGAAGTTCTCCGGCGACATCGCCAAGGCCATCGCCGCCGGGGGCGACGTGGTCATGCTGGGCTCCCTGCTGGCCGGGTGCGAGGAGTCCCCCGGCGAGACGGAAATTTTCCAGGGCCGTCAGTTCAAGGTCTACCGGGGTATGGGCTCCCTAGCCGCAATGAACAAGGGCTCCAAGGACCGGTATTTCCAGGAGTCCAACAAAAAGCTGGTCCCCGAGGGCGTGGAGGGCCGGGTCCCCTACAAGGGAGCGGTGGGCGAGACCATCTATCAGCTCATGGGCGGCCTGCGGGCCGGTATGGGCTACACCGGCTGTCACACCGTCCCCGAGCTCCAGTCCAAGGCCCAGTTCATGCAGATCACTGCCGCCGGACTGAAGGAGTCCCACCCCCACGACATCTATATCACCAAGGAGGCCCCCAACTACACCATCAGCCCCAACTGA